AGTCTCATAAAATGTGAAGTTGGGCCAAATATAAAATGGAGGATGCAAACCAAGACAAACCCATATATAGTGCAACATGGATTACCGTGCAACCCACCGTGCAAACTGCAAAAAAAATGTTCCCTCACTAGCAATTTCTTGCTTAACCATCGAGACATGGACAGTAAATttccaaaaaaataaaatttaagCTCTAGTTGTATATTTGATAACATGCATCATGTGGTTTAACTTCCTAGTAGTTCTTCATGGGACATCATAGTGATGACATGTGAAGACTCATTGGATCATCAGTGGCGGTCGACATGCGGCTTCTCAAACTTCTGAACCGACGTCTGCGATTTAGCCTTGGATGGGTACAACTACTTCCTCATTCGTCGTTGTCGTAGGCCTACATACACACCAGGAGCATATGACCGTGCAAGGTTGTTtggacagttttttttttttttttgaagagaaGTTTGGACAGGTTTGGCATACCGGACTTGGGCCAACTTCAGTTTTCTCCCACGTGCGAACATGGGCCATTTCTAGCCAATCAAGCCCACTGGGCCGCGAAGTGGAACATTTAGCTCAGCTCATTACGGCTTATTATACAAACGAACCAGAAGAATAGCTCGGTTCGGCTCATTAGCGAGCTCGAGCTAGCTCGTTGGCTCGTGAGCCAAAGCTCAAAAATATAGTATATAGAGATTATAACTACAAGTTAGCAACAAACACATCACGTGCATATTTAAAATGGAATAAACGAAATACATATAAATTTTGGACTCATCTCGCGTGAACATAATGTCGTGGAGTAGGCCGGTGGGGTGACTGGATGGGGCCATAGGATCTATTGGTTTAGGGTTTTAGTGTTTAATCGTGTTGGGCTATAAGCAGAGGGATATATGGACTGTTTAAAGTTATATTGGACTCGACTGAGGGATATATGCGCCAATTACAGTTGTTGTCTTGTAATGTAAATTATCTTGGCTGGTTTTGACTCGCGAATGATTCATGAGCTGACTCGTTAATTAACCGAGCTGGCACTGAGGTGGCTAGTTAATTAAAAATTCAAATGAGTCGAGCTTGAGCCGAGCTACTGACAAACGAGCTAGCGACTTACGAGTGTTTCGTCAGCGCGATGCCCGGTCCATGTCCAGCCGTCGCTGGGAGCAGAGCAGCCTCCCTCGCACGTGCTTGCCCTCCTCCATCCCCGTCGACTCGTTCCGACCACGCCCGCGtctccgccgtcgtcgccgccgccgacgatGCCTCGTAAGGCCCCGTCGACCTCAGGTCCGTGCGTCCATCCCCCTCTCGAAACCCTTTAAACTCTCTACCGCCGGACCTAACGCTCGCCTCCGCCTCGATAACCCTAACTCTCCCAGATTCGCGCCTCAAATGGCGCAAGCGGAAGCACAACCCCGGCGCGTCCCCATCCAAGCCCTCCACCtcggccgccgcggcggcggccgccgaccactcctccgactccgactccgccgacgaggacgccgccgccgtccACGGCGCGGCGGGGGACAGGGACGGGGCagccggcgacgacgacgaggccCCCGCGGCGTCCGAGGACCCCGCCGCGCTCGGCCTCCGCGAGGCGGAGGTGCTGCCCTCGGCCGAGCCCATCTCTGCGTTCCCCGCCGCCAAGCGCCGCGTGGTCAACCGGCCGCATCCGTCCGTCCTCGCGCTGCTCGAGGCCGAGCGATCCGCTTGTTCCGGCGATGTCCTGGCCGTGGCACCGCCGGCGCTAGAGAACATCTCGCACGGGCAGCTGCAGGTGCTGTCCGGGGTGCTTCCGGACCACCCATCCCTTGCGACAGACCCCGACAAGCCGTCCTTGTATGTGTGCACGCCGCCTCCCCTCATGGAGGGGCATGGAGTGCCCAAGCAGTTCCAGGGTCGCCTCCATGTCGTGCCCAAGCACTCAGGTCTGCTCTCTGCGTAAACACGGATCGCTGAGCTGTGCTGGAAAAGTGCGCTAATTTAAGTAACCTATGTATTTTGGTTTGTAATTTGTAGATTGGTTCTCCCCGGGGACAGTTCATAGGCTGGAAAGGCAGGTAGTGCCACACTTCTTTACAGGCAAGTCTCCAGGGCACACTCCGGAGAAGTATGTCATGTTAAGGAATAGAGTCATTGCTAAATACTTAGAGAACCCAAGCAAGAGGCTTgcttttgctgagtgccaggggCTTGTTGGGAGCACAGCTGAACTGTATGATCTGAGTAGGATTGTTAGGTTCTTGGACACTTGGGGCATCATCAATTACCTTGCGGCTGGGTCTGTGCACCGTGGCCTGAGGATGGCAACTTCGCTTCTAAGAGAGGAACCTACAGGGGAACTGCAGCTGCTTACAGCGCCGTTGAAATCAATCGATGGTCTAATTTTGTTTGACCGGCCAAAATGTAGCCTCCCAGCGGAGGACATTTCTTCGATGGCCCCGTCTTCATCGAACTCGGAGGCTGTGGATTTTGATGCTGCATTTGCAGACTTGGATGCAAAGATCAGGGAGCGTTTGTCTGAGAGCTCTTGCAGTTATTGCTTACagcctttgccaagtttacattACCGGTCACAAAAGGAGGTGCGCTTCTTTGTAACATCCATTTTACATGTTTTATGTTAAATGTTTTGTGTAGAGAATCAGTATCTGTATTTTGGAAGTTGCACTTCTGTGTAGAGAATCTGTATCTGTATTTTGGAAGTTGCACTTTCATTTCACTCCTGCTAAAAAATAGGACCTTCCTCCAAGGTTTTGATTCTACATTACAGTAAGCTGCTAAGGTAATCTTGCTTCACAATTTAGCATGTTATTGCTTAAGTTTTGGTTGACTGTGGTAGACTAAGATTTGTTGTTGAAATTAAACCCTAATTATTTCTTGTTTGGGGTTTTTGCCTACTTATTATTATTTTACTCACATTTTTTGTCAAACCTTGGATACGAAGCACATGCTGAAAACGTGTattaacaatttgatgtttctaCTACCTACTTGATTGACTACTGTACTTGGGAAAAGAACAtttaggggctgtttggttgGTGCCTCCAAAAATTATGGCATGGCTTCAGGGCCCTATAAAGCAAACAGACCCTTAGTTACAAATATTATTAAGTGTCCAATTTTGATGCGAGACTATCTGCTTTTGCTGTGCAGTATAACTCTTTGAACTCCATTGGGTTTGTACCCATTTGAATGTATTATTGTGATTCCTCTGTTTTTATTTTGTGCGGCAAACGTTAGCAATAACAAGTGTGTTTTAACTGGTTGAGCAGGCAGATATTTTTCTATGTTCTGATTGCTTCCATGATGCGAGATATATTACTGGGCATTCTAGCTTAGATTTCCAGAGAGTCGATGGGGATAATGATGGATcagaaaatgatagtgataaatGGACTGATGAAGAAACATTGTTGCTGTTGGAAGGCATTGAGAAGTACAATGACAACTGGGATGACATTGCAGGTCATGTTGGAACAAAATCAAAGGCACAATGTATTTACCATTTTATTTGGTTGCCAGTGGAAGATGGTTTGTTAGAGAATGTTGAGATACCTAATGCACCCATTCCATTTCGACCACAAAGCAATGGTTATCAACATTCAGATTCCAATGGCAGCACTTCAGGTGTTTTACATTACTAAGTTTCCCTATCAGCTGAATTCATTTTTTGTCCATTTACTGTTTAGCTTTTGGTAATTTGCTCCTGTTTTAAGTTATGGCTTAATATTGATGAGTGTGTTCTTAGGAGCTCCAGTTCAAAGTATTCAACAAGGAAATCAGCTTCCATTCATTAATTCTTCTAATCCGGTCATGTCACTGGTGAGTAGCTCCgcccttcttcttttttttcttgtttggagAACCAGTGCACCATTTATTGAACTGAGAAAAGTGGATTTGCCATTCAAGCTTAGGTGACGTAATAGAAGTATAATTTGCTATTCTGGTAGTCAGCAGCACCAATGGTTGCCTGACATTCTCTTTTGACATGACATCTATATTTGCATTTATATTTAAGTTTCACTAAGCATTTTTTTGTTTAAAGTTTTATCAACAGAAAAATTTTGGAAATAAAAGCCAAAATTGCTACTTGGAGTAGATGCTCTTTCAATTTAGAACGGTAGTGTAGGTTACATTTTTGGCTTCCTGTAAGACCAGACGTCAGCATGTCCTGATTTTTTTTATGTTCCTGTGTCCTCTAGGTTGAGTTTGAATATGAAATCATTATTCTAGCCACCATCCTTTCCCTAAACTAGTTCCCCAGGAATTCCCTTACCATCTTAAGGCTAAACCTGAAAGAGGCTATATGCTATGCGCTTCACTGCTTCATGACATAACAATGATTTCATATTGTAAGACTGCATACGTAGGGGCATAGGGCTATGCGCTATGCACTTCACTGCTTCATAACATAACAATGAAAAGTCGGGCTTCTGTTCGTTCTGTATGTATGCATGTATGCAGTCTAACGCTTTATAAATATTATAGGTTGCATTTTTGGCCTCTTCAATTGGACCAAGAGTTGCAGCAGCATGCGCACATGCAGCATTATCTTTTTTGACTAGAGATGATGATTCCAAGTTAGCCATCTTTATTCTTTACTTTATTATTACTGAATGCTTTAGTTCAGATACATTAGTAAATGCTTTATTACTTCAAAGTTCAAATATTCAACATTTCCTCATTCGTGAGGCAGAAATTCCCCCGGCAAGTCTACTATCCAGACCTTTCATTTGTTTCTAGTTCCTTTTTGCATTATCATGTTAGAGCTAAGTATGACTTATCTTTGCTACGCATTGAAGGGTGAGTTCAGAAGGCATGCATGCTGATGGTATGGGCAATGGTACAAATCCAAATTTTCGGAACCACAATGGTATCTGCTTTGTATTTAATACCTGCTACAGTCAATGTTGCTAGCAAAATCCTGATTAGTTCACTCTAGACATGAATGTTAAAAGAATCATTAATTTTCCAAACAGGTGCTTCACCATCCATTTCTCCAGAAAATGTGAAACATGCTGCCATGTTTGGTCTGTCAGCAGCAGCAATGAAGTCTAAGCTCTTTGCCGATCAAGAGGAACGTGAAGTTCAAAGACTAGCTGCTACTGTAATAAATCATCAGGTTAGTATGTGTTTCGCCATCTGATTTGCATGCACAGCTGTCTCCATTTGTTGTGACTGAGTCAAGCCGTTGATTTAGGTGTGGTAGATTTCTACTGAACTGGACCATTTGTTGTTGCATGCTTGGCGCTGGACTTGTTTGAGTCCCTTCACATCTGACTTATCGTTAGATGAAAACTGGTATTAGGTTCTAGAAGTCGGCTAAGACTTTCGGGTCCCTTGATATCTGAGTTGCCTGTTTAATTAAATTAGAAAAGCAGTCTGGCACTCCTAGAACTAAGTTTTGTTTCCTAGCCTAGCCTGATAGTATATAGTATGAATGAGCTTTTTTGCTGGATCCAAGTCAGAGTAGGGTTAAATTTTCTGGTACCAGCATGGTAGTTGTTTTGATAGACCCTTATTCACACTTACTCTAGTATGTTGTTTGCTGAGGATGGCTTATTGATATTGCAACACTCAATTTGCAGTTAAAGAGATTGGAGTTGAAGCTGAAGCAGTTTGCGGAAGTTGAGACCTTGCTCTTGAAGGAATGTGAGCAAGTAGAAAGGGTTAGACAGAGGATTTCAGCTGAACGAGTCAGGATGAGGTCAGCCCTATTAGCTCCCACCGGAAGCGGTCTACCAGGGGGCAGTAGCACCATGCCATCAAATCCAGCAGGCATGAGCCCCAGACCAGTCGGTGTGCCAGGCTCCATGCTACAGACCAGCATGCCAGCCACATATGCCAACAACATGCAGGGGCATGGGCATCCTCAGATGCCTCAGATGCTGTTCCTACACCAGCGACCGCAGATGCTCTCGTTCGGCCCTCGCCTACCACCCTCGGCCATCCAGACTCAACCATCGCCACAGGCATCAAAAATCATGTTCAACTCTGGCATGCCCAATTCGATCGCTCCTAACCACCATCAGTTGCTGAGATCGTCTTCTGGAAACAATTCTAGTGCAGGATAGGGGAATTGTTCATAAGAATTTTTTACTCAGCTTAGATTTGTCAGATGTAGCATTATATCATTTATAAACACATCACTGTAATTCATTTATGTGATGTATGTGTTTGTCATATAAGTTTTTTATTAGGTCATATATTGTCCCCATATTGCTGCGCCCTTGTGTACCTTCGTTACCCGGTCACCTCTCCTTCCCAGTGTAGGGGAGATGCAAAATACTTGCTCCAGTCAAAATAAATTTATATTTTGAACATGATATGATTTCCTATGTATCCCTGAGTACTTATTTCATTGAATATATGTATATAATAATTCAATAAGTTTATGGTTTTATTAAGgttttttttcagaaaaaaaaactacAAATGGTCCTCATTTTTCCAAACTAAAATATTTAATATACTGTTAATCAGAACTTTAAAAGGTTCACTGTAATATTTGCCAACATTGAGTATGTATTCATGTCCATTAGGGCCTAATTTGGAAACTCAAATACTCTTAGAAACCCCGACTTTTTTCAGGGTGAGAAAACCATGGGGATGTTATTTGAATAAGATATTTAGTTATCTATGGGAGGTTTTCCCTCCCTGAAATGGGCtccccttgcttccaaattagGCCTAAGGATAAGTTGAATTATGTAAAACGAGAAAATGACGCAGAAGCATCAACTATCACTGTACAGATGGACTAATAATTCATGTCAACCTGCACAACATCTGTTAAAAAAAAACTGCACAGCATCAGCAACTAAACTATCACTGTACAGATGAACTAATAATTCATGTCAACCTGCACAGCATTAGCAACTTACCATGAAAAGTACACGATTTAAATTCAAGCTTATCATTAAACCAACTGGGTGAAAACTCACATCAGCTCATCAATAAGATAGCAGGGAAACAGATTTGCAAACAAAAACAATTATTATTATTTGGTTTCAGGTTTTCTCCTCCACCTCACAAAAATCGTTCCCAACAACTCTATACCTTGCCACATCTCCAAACTCTATTTTTGCGTCAATTAATCGTCAAACGTGTGGTGTATTTAGTATAGATTTAGAGCGGGCAGGGTGGGACGTCGAGTGTAATGCCAGCCTGGATCGTGCCCCAGCCAATGAGACGCCAATGCTTCTCAATGCGCCGGCTGAGGGCCAGCTTCTCGAGCTTGTTGGTGCATACTGGAGCGGTGAGCGCTAGCTTAGCAAGATCATTCTTGACAGCGACAACTTTTGCTCCTGTAGACATCGACCCAATGTTAAGCATCAGGATCTCACCCTTGGCGAGCTTTGAGACCCTGCTTGCCCTTTCGGTTCCACTTGTCCTCACGCCCAGCAGCCTCCGGAGGAGGAAGAAGTTCACCTGCAAACAAAAGTATCAGATATGGTACATTCTGTTTACACTGGGCGGTCCCAAAGATATGACATCACTGGCCTCTAACTCAATGTAAACATCAGGCAGCGATCCAACTTCACCAAGGACCTGACCGACCAGCCGATCAGCACGAGTCAGTGTCGGGTCCATGGTAGTTCCAACTCCAATTAGGCCCCCAGGAACGGCAAACTGGAGCTCATTCTGCTCAGCATACAGGGACACGATCCTGGTGTAGATGGGTGTGCACTTAATTCTGCCACTTTCTTCCTTCATCACAATGCCTGGGTGCACTTCGATTTTCTGGTTCACCCTCAGGACTCCCTTCACAAAGGAACTCAGTCATCATGTACTTCCACAGAACGAAAATACTGCATGCACAAATATCGATTACTGTATGTTCAGATATCAAGAATTATTACATACCTTGAGGATACTGCCACCTGCTACTCCACCCTTGATATCATTAACCTCTGAACCAGGTTTGTTCACATCAAACGAGCGAATAACAATCATGCTTAATGAGA
This sequence is a window from Miscanthus floridulus cultivar M001 chromosome 10, ASM1932011v1, whole genome shotgun sequence. Protein-coding genes within it:
- the LOC136486446 gene encoding SWI/SNF complex subunit SWI3C homolog isoform X2 gives rise to the protein MPRKAPSTSDSRLKWRKRKHNPGASPSKPSTSAAAAAAADHSSDSDSADEDAAAVHGAAGDRDGAAGDDDEAPAASEDPAALGLREAEVLPSAEPISAFPAAKRRVVNRPHPSVLALLEAERSACSGDVLAVAPPALENISHGQLQVLSGVLPDHPSLATDPDKPSLYVCTPPPLMEGHGVPKQFQGRLHVVPKHSDWFSPGTVHRLERQVVPHFFTGKSPGHTPEKYVMLRNRVIAKYLENPSKRLAFAECQGLVGSTAELYDLSRIVRFLDTWGIINYLAAGSVHRGLRMATSLLREEPTGELQLLTAPLKSIDGLILFDRPKCSLPAEDISSMAPSSSNSEAVDFDAAFADLDAKIRERLSESSCSYCLQPLPSLHYRSQKEADIFLCSDCFHDARYITGHSSLDFQRVDGDNDGSENDSDKWTDEETLLLLEGIEKYNDNWDDIAGHVGTKSKAQCIYHFIWLPVEDGLLENVEIPNAPIPFRPQSNGYQHSDSNGSTSVQSIQQGNQLPFINSSNPVMSLVAFLASSIGPRVAAACAHAALSFLTRDDDSKVSSEGMHADGMGNGTNPNFRNHNGASPSISPENVKHAAMFGLSAAAMKSKLFADQEEREVQRLAATVINHQLKRLELKLKQFAEVETLLLKECEQVERVRQRISAERVRMRSALLAPTGSGLPGGSSTMPSNPAGMSPRPVGVPGSMLQTSMPATYANNMQGHGHPQMPQMLFLHQRPQMLSFGPRLPPSAIQTQPSPQASKIMFNSGMPNSIAPNHHQLLRSSSGNNSSAG
- the LOC136486446 gene encoding SWI/SNF complex subunit SWI3C homolog isoform X1 encodes the protein MPRKAPSTSDSRLKWRKRKHNPGASPSKPSTSAAAAAAADHSSDSDSADEDAAAVHGAAGDRDGAAGDDDEAPAASEDPAALGLREAEVLPSAEPISAFPAAKRRVVNRPHPSVLALLEAERSACSGDVLAVAPPALENISHGQLQVLSGVLPDHPSLATDPDKPSLYVCTPPPLMEGHGVPKQFQGRLHVVPKHSDWFSPGTVHRLERQVVPHFFTGKSPGHTPEKYVMLRNRVIAKYLENPSKRLAFAECQGLVGSTAELYDLSRIVRFLDTWGIINYLAAGSVHRGLRMATSLLREEPTGELQLLTAPLKSIDGLILFDRPKCSLPAEDISSMAPSSSNSEAVDFDAAFADLDAKIRERLSESSCSYCLQPLPSLHYRSQKEADIFLCSDCFHDARYITGHSSLDFQRVDGDNDGSENDSDKWTDEETLLLLEGIEKYNDNWDDIAGHVGTKSKAQCIYHFIWLPVEDGLLENVEIPNAPIPFRPQSNGYQHSDSNGSTSGAPVQSIQQGNQLPFINSSNPVMSLVAFLASSIGPRVAAACAHAALSFLTRDDDSKVSSEGMHADGMGNGTNPNFRNHNGASPSISPENVKHAAMFGLSAAAMKSKLFADQEEREVQRLAATVINHQLKRLELKLKQFAEVETLLLKECEQVERVRQRISAERVRMRSALLAPTGSGLPGGSSTMPSNPAGMSPRPVGVPGSMLQTSMPATYANNMQGHGHPQMPQMLFLHQRPQMLSFGPRLPPSAIQTQPSPQASKIMFNSGMPNSIAPNHHQLLRSSSGNNSSAG